Proteins encoded in a region of the Vicia villosa cultivar HV-30 ecotype Madison, WI linkage group LG5, Vvil1.0, whole genome shotgun sequence genome:
- the LOC131606354 gene encoding uncharacterized protein LOC131606354 has product MVENQSGLNLLSHFDQERVTIPRKQSASILLRNQEMGEHTAEEKCMQFLIKSLTGLLSMKMHTTIMKNYKLRLRISCLKMRHFRKYLEKKNMDMFGVWELELRHLRLTDLRDWHLLQKVKK; this is encoded by the exons ATG GTGGAGAATCAATCAGGGTTGAATCTTCTTTCTCACTTCGATCAGGAACGAGTAACGATTCCCAGAAAACAGTCAGCCTCCATTTTATTAAG GAATCAAGAGATGGGCGAACATACAGCAGAGGAGAAATGTATGCAGTTTCTCATAAAAAGTCTGACGGGTCTTTTGTCAATGAAGATGCATACCACAATAAT GAAAAACTACAAGCTGCGATTAAGGATTTCGTGTCTGAAAATGAGGCATTTCAGAAAGTATTTGGAAAAGAAAAACATGGATATGTTCGGAGTATGGGAATTGGAGTTACGCCATCTCAGATTAACAGATCTACGAGATTGGCATCTTCTGCAGAAAgtgaaaaaataa